In Bacillus thuringiensis, the DNA window AGATAATTGGAGTGGAAACTGGATCGCTGTGAAAAAAGAACGAGCGCAAGTTATGTCCTTTAATAAAAATTTTACTATTAAAAAAGTAGTTAAAAAAGCGCGTTTATATATCACAAGTTTAGGATTATACGAGGCTTCTATAAATGGAGAGCGTATTGGAGATTGTTATTTTACCCCTGGATGGACAAGTTATGATAAGAGGGTACTGTATCAAACGTATGATATAACGCATTTATTAAAGGGTGAGCACAATACTATTTCGGTTCTGGTAGGTAATGGCTGGTATAAGGGGCCACTTACCATGCATCATGTACGTAATTATTACGGTAGAAGACGTATGATAATTGCTCAAGTGCATATAACGTATGAAGATGGAACGAAAGAAAAAATTGTAACAGACGAAGCATGGAAGGTAACTCCAAGCCCAATTTTGTATTCAGAAATTTATGAAGGGGAGGTTTACGACGCTAGGCTAGAAGAAAGTGGGCAAGGGCTAGAAGGTGTTGAAGTAATTGAGCATTCCAAACAAATAATTGTTGCGCAAGAAAACGAAGCGATTCGTAAAATGAAAATTATTAAACCGATTTCTATTTCAAAACTACCGAATCACGAATGGCTCATTGATATGGGGCAAAATATGGTAGGTTGGGTTCAATTTACAGTCCGTCATGTTTATATTGGCCAAAAGATAGAATTGCATCATGCTGAAATCTTGAATAAAGACGGTAGTTTTTACACCCGAAATCTCCGAAAGGCAAAACAAAAAATAGTGTATATAGCAAAAGGAGAAGAAGAGGAAACGTTTGAACCTCACTTTACATATCAAGGCTTTAGGTATGTGAAAATAAGTGGATTAACCCAGCCGCCTCAAATAGCAGATTTTGAAGGGATTGTATTACATACGGATATGGAAAAAGCAACTGAATTTGAAACGTCTAATCCATTAATCAATCAACTTCATCATAATGTGGAATGGTCTCAAAGAGGGAACTTTTTTGATGTGCCAACAGATTGTCCGCAGCGAGATGATCGACTTGGATGGACCGGAGATGCACAAATGTTCATTGGGACAGCTACGCAAATTATGAATGTACAATTGTTCTTTAAAAAGTGGCTCCAAGATTTATCATTAGATCAAAATGTTAATGGAGCTGTGCCTTTAGTCATTCCAGATGCTTTTGGGAAAAGAGCGGATTTTGATGTACATACTTCTGGTGGTTGGGGCGATGCAGCAATTATATGTCCGTGGGTTCATTATTTACATTACGGAGATGTATCGATTTTAAAAGAACAATATGACAGCATGAAGAAGTATATAGATTACATACGTTCACAAGGTGAGAACGAGTATTTATGGGATACAGGCTATCATTTAGGGGATTGGCTCGCATTAGATACGAAACCAGATGTATATGAAGGCGGAACAGACAAGCATTTTATTGCGACAGCTTATTATGCGTATTCTACATCACTTTTACGAAGGATTGCTGAAATTTTAGGTGAAAATACAGATGCTAAGTTTTATGCAGAGTTACATGGGAATATTGTTCAAGCATTTCAAAATGAATTCGTTACACCAAATGGTAGGTTAATTTCAAATACACAAACAGCCCACATATTAGTACTTCTTTTTGAACTAGTGAAAGATGATGTGAAGGCGAAAGTATTTAATCGCTTAATTGAGTTATTAAAAGAAAATAAAAATCATTTAACAACAGGTTTTATAGGAACACCGTATTTGAATTTAATATTAAGCAAGTTTGACCGGCATGACCTTGCTTGTAATCTTCTATTTTATGAAGATTATCCATCATGGCTATACCAAGTGAAAAAAGGTGCCACAACGATTTGGGAACATTGGGATGGCGTGAAAGAGGATGGAACACTTTGGAATGATAGTATGAATTCTTATAATCATTACGCATATGGCTCTATTGTTGAATGGATATACCGATATATTATTGGATTAGAAATGGATGAGACAAAACCTGCATATAAACATTTTTATGTACAACCACATTTTGATTCGAATATAGAATGGGTTAAAGTAAAACGTGAGACAGCTTATGGAGAAATTAAGATTGAGTGGCGGGTAGAAAAGGAACAAGCCTTTTTACATATTTCTGTACCACCTAATACAAGCGCTACATTACGGATAGACGAAACAAATTGGAAAGTAGAATATGACGTTGGAAGGGATTTAGGGTCAGGCGATTATAAATTTACATTTTGTAAAAATATATTGAAGTAGAATTCTGTTTATATAGAAATATTTTTTATTCATTAGGATTATTTAATTCACTGTTTTTCATGTTATGATAAATTTCATATAAGATTGAAAGAAGGTTTTACTACATATGAAACATGCTGAATATGAATACTTAAATTTATGCCGCCATGTAATGGAGCATGGTACGAAGAAAGAAGATCGTACAGGGACAGGCACTGTATCTGTATTTGGATATCAAATGCGTTTTGATCTAAGTAAAGGTTTTCCTTTATTAACGACAAAGAGAGTGCCGTTTCGCCTTGTAGCAAGTGAACTGCTTTGGTTTATGAAAGGTGATACAAATATTCGTTATTTATTGCAGCATAATAATAATATTTGGAATGAATGGGCGTTTAAGAGCTGGGTAGAAAGCGATGAGTATACTGGTCCCGATATGACTGATTTCGGTCTTCGCTCACAACAAGATGAGGAATTTAAAGTGCAGTACGATGAGCAAATGGAATTGTTTAAAAAGAACGTTTTAGAAAATGATGATTTCTCGAATAAATATGGTTATTTAGGAGATGTATACGGAAAGCAGTGGCGTGCCTGGAAAACGACGGCTGGTGAGACGCTTGATCAATTAAAAGATGTAATTGAAATGATTAAAAAAACGCCAGACTCCCGTCGCCTAATTGTTTCTGCCTGGAATCCTGAAGATGTACCAAGTATGGCATTACCACCTTGTCATACGCTATTCCAGTTTTATGTAGCGGACGGCAAACTTTCTTGTCAGTTATATCAAAGAAGTGGTGACATATTCCTTGGAATTCCATTTAACATTGCAAGTTACTCTTTACTAACACATTTAATTGCACATGAATGTGGTCTTGAAGTGGGAGAATTTGTTCATACAATTGGAGATGCACACATTTATACGAATCATTTTGAACAAGTAGAAAAGCAATTGGCACGTGAACCACGTCCATTCCCGAAACTTACATTAAATCCAGATGTGAAATCTGTGTTTGATTTTGAAATGGAAGATTTAACGATTGAAGGATATGATCCACACCCAGCAATTAAAGCACCGGTTGCAGTATAATTGTAGAGGAGATGAAAAAATGATTGTTTCATTTATGGTCGCAATGGACGAGAATAGAGTAATTGGCAAAGATAATAATTTACCTTGGCGTTTACCAAGTGAATTGCAGTATGTAAAGAAAACAACGATGGGCCATTCACTTATTATGGGCAGAAAGAACTACGAAGCGATTGGTAGACCACTGCCTGGAAGACGTAATATTATTGTAACTCGTAATGAAGGGTATCATGTTGAAGGTTGTGAAGTAGCACATTCTGTAGAAGAAGTGTTTGAATTATGCAAAAATGAAGAGGAGATTTTTATTTTTGGTGGAGCGCAAATTTATGACCTCTTTTTACCTTACGTAGACAAGTTATATATAACAAAAATCCATCATGCATTTGAAGGAGATACATTCTTCCCAGAAATGGATATGACAAATTGGAAAGAAGTTTTTGTTGAAAAAGGTTTAACGGATGAAAAGAATCCGTATACGTACTATTATCATGTATATGAGAAGCAACAATAATAATAAGGATTGATGTGGTATTCACATCAATCTTTTTATTTGTATTCATTAATATAAGTTTATAGATGATATTCAATAGTGCTATAATGAAATCTAGCATGTAAAAATGCTAAAATTTTCAAAAGTATTCCTATAGAAAGAGGAGGAGAATCGATTGAGAAAGATATGGGGGATTCTTTTTCTTTGCTTAACGTTCATGTTAGTTGGATGCGGTAAAGAAGAAAAACCACAAGAAGCGTTTGATACATATACAAAAGCATGGAATAAACAAAAATTTGCAGATATGTATGATCAATTGTCAGAAAAGGCAAAAAAAGATATTTCAAAGAAAGAATTCACTGAGAAATATGAAAAGATTTATTCTGGTATTGAAGTGAAAGATTTAAAAGTAGAAACAGGGGAAGTAAAAGAAGATAAAAAAGATGAAGGTCCTGTTCCTTTTAAAGTAAGCATGGACACAGTTGGTGGTAAAATCACTTTTGGTTATGAAGCAAAAATGGTGAAAGAAAAAGATGGAGATAAAGAATCTTGGAAAATAGATTGGACTCCTGACTTTATATTCCCAGGTATGACGAAAGATAGTAAAGTACGTATGCAAACGACACAACCAAAACGTGGTGAAATATACGATCGTAATGGAAAAGGTCTTGCAACGAATGGGAAAGCTTCTGAAATCGGATTGGTTCCTGAAAATTTAGGCGATGCTGCTCCGCAAACGAAAGAAACAGTAGCCAAGTTGTTAAATATGACTGTAGAAGAAATTGATCAAAAATTAGCTGCTAAATGGGTAAAACCAGGATATCTCGTACCAATTGGGATTTTACCTGAAGGAGCAACGCAAAATACGTACATTGATTTACCAGGTGTTGCAACAAAACCAGTAAATGTTCGTTCATATCCGTTAGGAGAAGCAGCAGCACATCTTACCGGTTATATTGGAAAAGTGAATGCTGAAGATTTAAAAACGCTTCAAAAGAAAGGCTATCAAGCTGATGATCCAGTCGGTAAAGCTGGTTTAGAGCAAGTGTTAGAGGAAAAGCTACGTGGTAAAAAAGGTGGACGTGTCTTTCTAGAAGATGCACAAGGAAAAGAAATTAAAAACTTGGCAAAAACAGATGCTGTTGATGGAGAAAATGTAACTTTAACGATTGATAGTGCTGTTCAAGATAAAATTTATAATGAAATGAAGGGAGAAGCTGGTTCAAGTGCAGCAATTAATCCGAAAAGTGGAGAAACAATTGCGCTTGTAAGTAGTCCAGCATATGATCCTAATATAATTGCGCGAGGGACATCGAAGGCACAACGTGAAGCTTGGAATAATGATCCGAAAAAACCGATGACAAATCGCTTTACTCAATTATCAGTACCAGGTTCTGTATTTAAACCAATTACAGCTGCAATTGGTCTTGAAACAAAAACGATTGATCCAAAAGAAGAGTTGAAAATTGAAGGATTGAAATGGACAAAAGATTCTTCTTGGGGTAATTATTATGTAACGCGTGTAAAAGATGCAAATCCGATTGATTTTGATAAGGCGATGAAATATTCTGATAATATTTATTTCGCACAAGAAGCTTTGAAAATCGGAAAAGATAAATTTATGAGCGAAGCGAAAAAATTCGGATTCGATGAGAAATTACCAATTGAATATGGATTCCCAGCTTCTAAAATCGCAAATGACGGTATTAAAAATGATATTCAAATGGCAGATACAGGTTATGGACAAGGACAAGTGTTAATGACGCCACTCCATCTAGCATTAACGTATGCACCAATTGTTAATGATGGAAACATACCTTCTCCATATATTATTAAAACAGATAAGCAACCAAAAGTTTGGAAAGAGAATGTAATTTCAAAAGGCAATCAGGATATATTAAAGACTGCTATGACGAAAGTAATTAATGATCCGGATGGTACAGGGAAAATTGCTAAGATTGATGGAATGACTCTTGCTGGAAAAACAGGTACAGCGGAATTAAAAGTATCTAAAGAAGCCGAAGGAAAAGAACTAGGCTGGTTCGCTGCATTTGATTTGAATTCGTCAGATATGGTCATTACAATGATGATTGAAGATGTAAAAGGTAGAGGTGGAAGTAACATTCCAGCTGAAAAAGTAAAACATGTTTTTCAAAAATAATATGTAATAAAGTAAAACTTTAATCAGTGGAGTTCATCCACTGATTGTTAATGGAAGCAATCGGGATTTAACGTGCAGTTAATGCGGGATAAAAGGCTATCTCTATCATTTGTAGAGATAGCCTTTTTGTATGAAAATCTCTAAATATCTGTATACTGAATTTTAAAGAAACAAAATAAATCATTAACTTACGAAAAAAAAGTAGCTATTTTTTATTGACATCGAACAAGACTTTTTGTATTATACTTACATAAGGTAAGTTATTTACTTTCGAATTATAAATCTCGAATTGAAGATAAAATGTTTAAAAGGGAGAGAATACAATGACAAAAGTACTATTTATTACAGCAAATCCAAATTCAGCAGAAGGTTCTTTCGGAATGGCAGTAGGAGAAGCTTTCATCGAAGCTTATAAAAACGAACATCCACAAGACGAAGTTGTAACAATTGATTTATTCAACACTACAGTACCAGCAATCGATGCAGATGTATTTGCTGCTTGGGGTAAATTTGCAGCAGGTGAAGGCTTTGAAACTTTAACTGAAGTTCAACAACAAAAAGTTGCAGCAATGAACACAAACTTAGAAACATTTATGCATGCGGATCGTTATGTATTCGTAACTCCAATGTGGAACTTTAGCTATCCACCAGTAGTAAAAGCATACTTAGATAACTTAGCAATCGCAGGTAAAACATTCAAGTACACTGAAAATGGTCCAGTTGGCTTATTAGAAGGCAAAAAAGCACTTCACATTCAAGCAACAGGTGGCGTTTATTCTGAAGGAGCATATGCAGCTGTAGACTTCGGCCGCAATCACTTAAAAACAGTATTAGGATTCATTGGTGTAAATGATACTGAATATATTGCAGTTGAAGGTATGAATGCAAACCCTGAAAAAGCACCAGAAATTAAAGAAGCAGCAATTGCTAATGCTCGTGAATTAGCAAAACGTTTCTAATATAGAATACTTAAAAATGTCCAAGCACCTGCTGTTTGGACATTTTTTCTTCTTTTTCCTTCGTTTGTCTAGTATAATGAAGGTCGGAATGATAATAGGTGGGGGTTCTGTATGATTCAAACGTTTTTTAAAATCTTTTATTTAATTTTAATCGTAATTGCGATTACACCGAGAATGTGGCGTCTGAAAAGACAAGTAAATACGATGTCGCCACAAGAAAAAGATAATGCTGTGTACAAAACGACAAATTGGTTTGGTAAGAAAATGGTACGTGTAGCTGGGGGAACAGTCGAAGTAAAAGGACTTGAAAATGTTCCAAAAGATAAGCCAGTACTAGTTGTAAGTAATCATCAGAGTAATATGGATATTCCTGTTTTACTAGGTTACTTAAATAAACCAATTGGATTTGTTTCAAAAGCAGAGATTAAGAAGTTTCCAGTTGTACCAACTTGGATGGAACTTATGAATTGTGTATTTATGGTTCGTAATGATCGTCGTCAATCTCTTCAAGCGATTAAAGATGGAATTGAGCTATTAAAGAACGGGCATTCTATCGTAATCTTCCCAGAAGGGACGAGAAGTAAGGGTGGCGAAATTGGAGAGTTTAAGGCTGGGAGTTTTCACCTTGCAGTAAAATCTGGTGTAGCAATCTTACCTGTAACATTAGATGGGACATATAAAATGTTTGAAGCGAATGGAAACCGTATGAAGCCAGCTCATGCAACAGTAACCATTTCGAAGCCGATTACACCTGAAGAGTATGCCAATATGGATATAAAAGAGTTAACGAAGCATACACAGGATGTTATCGCATCACAATTACATAAGTAATAAAAAAGGTGTCAGCTTATATTAAGCTGACACCTTTTTTATGCTGTAGGTAAGACGTAAAAGAGTACGCAGAAGAACATCATCGCACTACCACCTAAAACGAAAAGATGCCAAATGGCATGATTGAAAGGCAATTTTTCCCAAAGAAAGAATATAGCCCCTACAGAATATAAAATTCCGCCCGCTAAAAGTAGTGAAAAACCATGTCCAGTTAGATTTTCATAAAGTGGTTTAATAGCGATGATTATGAGCCATCCCATTATGATATAACATAATGTTGATGCCTTAATAAAGCGACGTACAAAGAAAATTTTGAAGATGATACCTCCGAGTGCTAGTGTCCATATAATAGCGAGTAACGTCCAGCCTAATGGTCCACGAAGCGTAATCAGTAAAAAAGGAGTGTATGTGCCAGCGATTAATAAATAAATGGCTGAGTGATCTAGTATAGTAAATAATTTTTCTACTTTTGGATGATGAATGCTATGTAACAAGGTCGAAAACAAGTACAGTAAAAACATGCTTACACCATAAACCGTAAATGCAACTACAGCAGATGCGGTACCATGCTTAGAGGCATGAATAATTAATATAATTAAGGCAGGGATGCTTAAAATGGCACCGATACCATGTGTAATTGCATTTGCAATTTCTTCTTTCACAAAATGTGTCATTCGTGTCATTTTTTCAGTCATAATGCAAATCCTTTCTACTATCATAAAATAATATGTCGTTTCCCTTACCATATCATACACAAGGGCAATAGAAAATGAAATTTGTATAATTGATTATATTTTTGAATTTTTTTGACAAAAGGCAATGGATTTGTTGACGTTTTCAAACTTTTTTGACAAAATAAAATTATGCAATAATAGGACAAGGAATCTACTAATAAAGGGGATGGAGAAATGTTTTCAAATATTGGCTTTCCAGGATTAATTTTAATTTTAGTAGCTGTACTTATTTTGTTTGGGCCGAAAAAATTGCCGGAAATCGGAAAGGCTTTAGGGGAAACGTTAAAAGAGTTCAAAAAATCAACGAAAGAATTGACTGATGATGCATTTCAAGAGAAGGAAAAGAAAGAAAAAATGTAATGAATTTTCCTCGAAATGGATAAATAAAGTGTGGTGAACGAAATGGAAGATCGGGAAATGAGCGTAGTAGAACATATTGTTGAGCTTCGCAAACGAGTAATATATACGGTGTTATCCTTTGTACTATTTTTAATTATCGGATTTACTTTTACGAAGGATATTTATTTTTGGCTAGTAAAAGATTTACCAATGAAATTAACTGTTCTCGGTCCAAGTGATGTATTATGGATTTTTTTCTCGATTGCTACAGTATTTGCTATCGTTTGTACAATTCCTTTTGCTGCTATACAAATTTGGTTATTTGTAAAACCGGGTTTACATCCAAATGAACAAAAGATGACAGTAATGTATATACCGGTATTGTCTATATTATTTATTGCAGGTTTATGCTTTGGATATTTCGTTGTAATGCCGTTTTTATTTCATTTTTTAACTACGATAGGTAATGAAATGTTTAATACGATGTTTACGACAGAAAAGTATTTTCATTTTGTTCTTAATTTAACAGTTCCATTTGCTGTAATTTTTGAATTACCTGTAGTTGTCATGTTTTTAACGAGTATTGGGCTGTTAACGTCGGAATTTCTAATAAAAATAAGAAGGTATGCTTACGTAGCATTGATTATCATTGCATCGTGTATATCACCGCCTGATTTTTTATCTCATAGTTTAGTAGCGGTACCGCTTATTTGTATTTATGAAATTAGTATCGCTTTATCAAAGATTGTTAATAAACGAAAAAAGAAAAGAGAAGAAGAAATACAGTCGAAAAGTGCCTCGTTATAAAGGCACTTTTTTTATATATTTGTTATACTTTAGACATAAATGTATACAATATATAGAAGAAAAAAATTATAGAATCTCCAAAATTTAGACAAACTTTGCGCTTTGCTAAGTTTATACTAAAATTATTAAGCAATATACGGATAACGGGATTCCTGTCTTATCGGATATTTAGGACGGAGGATGAATAGAGTATAAATCTTCTAACCAAAAGGACTACAGGGATTGACTAAGGATACTTTTGTATTCATAGAAGTCTCCACTTTAAACAACGTGTTACAGCGTAAAGTAGAGGAAGTTCAAAAATCCAATGAAAAAGAGGATTGATATTGTGATTACGAAAAGTTTTTATTTCACTCATTCAACAGGGGATTGTATTAAAATATTCGAAATCCCTGTCCTACAGGCACAGCATCCATTATCGTTTCTAATTCAGTCTCGTCTTCAATTATTTATTGCAAAAATTCAAAAACAAAAGCACCCAAGATTTTCGTATTCTTTCCGTGAATATTTGCAAAATTGTTTGAAGTGGAATGATTATTTAAATGTATATAAAACAAATACCCTTGAAAAAAATGCATGATACAGAGTATGGACAGGGTTAGTAAACTCTGTCTTTTTCATTTTAGGTATAAAAATATAATTAATTTGGTGAAATTTGTTCGAAATTGTTGAAAGCACAGGGAATGCTAGTATAATAACAAGGAGAGCGTATTGGAAAGGGAAGAATATAATATGCAAAAAATTAAAATTGTAACAGATTCAACTGCAGATTTAACGCAGGATGTAATCGAAAAGTATGGCATTCATGTGCTACCATTATCAATCTCTGTAAATGGACAAACATATTTAGATCGCGTTGATTTACAACCTGATGAATTTATTGAAGAAATGATCAAATCAGAGGAATTACCAAAAACATCACAGCCGGCAATGGGTACATTTGTAGAAATGTATGACAAGTTAGGTGAAGATGGAAGTGAAGTACTTTCCATTCATATGACAAGTGGAATGAGTGGTACTGTTGCAACTGCGAATAGTGCTGCAACGATGACTGATACAAAAGTAACAGTTGTTGATTCTCAATTTATTACACATGCTTTAGCATATCAAGTAATTGAAGCTGCAAAAATGGCAAATGAAGGGCGCTCACTAGAAGATATTATAAAGCGAATTGATGAAGTGAGAAAAAATACTCGCTTATATGTAGTTGTAGATACATTGGAGAACTTAGTGAAAGGTGGACGTATTGGTAAAGGAAAAGCATTTATCGGTTCTTTACTGAACATCAAACCAATTGCTAACCTTGAAGGTGGAGCATACAATCCAGTGACAAAAGTTCGTAGTCAAGGACAGATTGTAAAGACACTAACAAAAATATTTGAACAAGATACAGCAGGAAAGTCTATAAAAGCTGTTGCAATTCCGCATGCAAAAGCAATTCCATTAGCTGAAAGTGTAAAAGCAGCGGTTGAAAAAGTGAGTGGATTTACTCAATCAGAAATTTTCTATACAACACCTATTATTAGTACTCATACAGGTCCAGGTGCAATCGGATTTATGTATTTAGCAGAGTAATAAAAAGCTACTTGAAACTTATTTCAAGTAGCTTTTTTATGTGAATAGAAAGTAAGAAATAAGAAGGGCTATACAGGCACTACCGCTAATGATATAGCGAGTCTGCAAATATTCATTCATAGAAAACACCTACTAATTAAAGTTTCACTTTATGACTTTCTATAGTATATGTTGGATATTGAAAATAAGTAGTTACGTTATACTTGTAATGTTTCAATTTTTTCATTTGTTTGCTTATCATTTGTTACGCTATTATAAGTGAAAGTTTGGCCTAAAAAGAGTACATGCAGTTGTTCCCACGGTAACATACGTAAATTCCAATTATTTCGAAGCCTTGTTACTGCCTCGCGGGGTGTTTCATCGGCGAGGGCAAAAGCTCCGTAATGCATTGGTATAAAGTGTGTAGCGTTTAAATCTAAATAAGCTTGCACTGCCTCTTCAGGTGAAACATGAGATACTTTCATAAACCATTCTGGTTCATAAGCACCAATTGGCATGAGGGCAATATCAATTGAAAAGCGTTTGCCAATTTCTTTGAAACCTTGGAAATAGCCACTGTCACCACAAAAATAAATGGTTTCTTTCGTTGTTTCATTATTAATAATCCATCCACCCCAGTGAGATGTATTCATATCAAATAAGGATCTTCTCGTCCAGTGCTGGGCAGGGACAAAGTGAAAGGAAACCGCACTAATTGTTGTATTTTCCCACCAATTATACTCTTCTACGTTAGTAAATTTTTTGCGAGTAAATAATTTTTTCAGCCCAATAGGTACTAGGTATAAAACATCATCATTTAGCTGGCGAAGCGTTGA includes these proteins:
- a CDS encoding twin-arginine translocase TatA/TatE family subunit, with protein sequence MFSNIGFPGLILILVAVLILFGPKKLPEIGKALGETLKEFKKSTKELTDDAFQEKEKKEKM
- a CDS encoding thymidylate synthase; its protein translation is MKHAEYEYLNLCRHVMEHGTKKEDRTGTGTVSVFGYQMRFDLSKGFPLLTTKRVPFRLVASELLWFMKGDTNIRYLLQHNNNIWNEWAFKSWVESDEYTGPDMTDFGLRSQQDEEFKVQYDEQMELFKKNVLENDDFSNKYGYLGDVYGKQWRAWKTTAGETLDQLKDVIEMIKKTPDSRRLIVSAWNPEDVPSMALPPCHTLFQFYVADGKLSCQLYQRSGDIFLGIPFNIASYSLLTHLIAHECGLEVGEFVHTIGDAHIYTNHFEQVEKQLAREPRPFPKLTLNPDVKSVFDFEMEDLTIEGYDPHPAIKAPVAV
- a CDS encoding DUF2535 family protein, translating into MITKSFYFTHSTGDCIKIFEIPVLQAQHPLSFLIQSRLQLFIAKIQKQKHPRFSYSFREYLQNCLKWNDYLNVYKTNTLEKNA
- the tatC gene encoding twin-arginine translocase subunit TatC produces the protein MEDREMSVVEHIVELRKRVIYTVLSFVLFLIIGFTFTKDIYFWLVKDLPMKLTVLGPSDVLWIFFSIATVFAIVCTIPFAAIQIWLFVKPGLHPNEQKMTVMYIPVLSILFIAGLCFGYFVVMPFLFHFLTTIGNEMFNTMFTTEKYFHFVLNLTVPFAVIFELPVVVMFLTSIGLLTSEFLIKIRRYAYVALIIIASCISPPDFLSHSLVAVPLICIYEISIALSKIVNKRKKKREEEIQSKSASL
- a CDS encoding lysophospholipid acyltransferase family protein — its product is MIQTFFKIFYLILIVIAITPRMWRLKRQVNTMSPQEKDNAVYKTTNWFGKKMVRVAGGTVEVKGLENVPKDKPVLVVSNHQSNMDIPVLLGYLNKPIGFVSKAEIKKFPVVPTWMELMNCVFMVRNDRRQSLQAIKDGIELLKNGHSIVIFPEGTRSKGGEIGEFKAGSFHLAVKSGVAILPVTLDGTYKMFEANGNRMKPAHATVTISKPITPEEYANMDIKELTKHTQDVIASQLHK
- a CDS encoding dihydrofolate reductase encodes the protein MIVSFMVAMDENRVIGKDNNLPWRLPSELQYVKKTTMGHSLIMGRKNYEAIGRPLPGRRNIIVTRNEGYHVEGCEVAHSVEEVFELCKNEEEIFIFGGAQIYDLFLPYVDKLYITKIHHAFEGDTFFPEMDMTNWKEVFVEKGLTDEKNPYTYYYHVYEKQQ
- the pbpC gene encoding penicillin-binding protein 3 — protein: MRKIWGILFLCLTFMLVGCGKEEKPQEAFDTYTKAWNKQKFADMYDQLSEKAKKDISKKEFTEKYEKIYSGIEVKDLKVETGEVKEDKKDEGPVPFKVSMDTVGGKITFGYEAKMVKEKDGDKESWKIDWTPDFIFPGMTKDSKVRMQTTQPKRGEIYDRNGKGLATNGKASEIGLVPENLGDAAPQTKETVAKLLNMTVEEIDQKLAAKWVKPGYLVPIGILPEGATQNTYIDLPGVATKPVNVRSYPLGEAAAHLTGYIGKVNAEDLKTLQKKGYQADDPVGKAGLEQVLEEKLRGKKGGRVFLEDAQGKEIKNLAKTDAVDGENVTLTIDSAVQDKIYNEMKGEAGSSAAINPKSGETIALVSSPAYDPNIIARGTSKAQREAWNNDPKKPMTNRFTQLSVPGSVFKPITAAIGLETKTIDPKEELKIEGLKWTKDSSWGNYYVTRVKDANPIDFDKAMKYSDNIYFAQEALKIGKDKFMSEAKKFGFDEKLPIEYGFPASKIANDGIKNDIQMADTGYGQGQVLMTPLHLALTYAPIVNDGNIPSPYIIKTDKQPKVWKENVISKGNQDILKTAMTKVINDPDGTGKIAKIDGMTLAGKTGTAELKVSKEAEGKELGWFAAFDLNSSDMVITMMIEDVKGRGGSNIPAEKVKHVFQK
- the trhA gene encoding PAQR family membrane homeostasis protein TrhA is translated as MTEKMTRMTHFVKEEIANAITHGIGAILSIPALIILIIHASKHGTASAVVAFTVYGVSMFLLYLFSTLLHSIHHPKVEKLFTILDHSAIYLLIAGTYTPFLLITLRGPLGWTLLAIIWTLALGGIIFKIFFVRRFIKASTLCYIIMGWLIIIAIKPLYENLTGHGFSLLLAGGILYSVGAIFFLWEKLPFNHAIWHLFVLGGSAMMFFCVLFYVLPTA
- a CDS encoding FMN-dependent NADH-azoreductase, with the protein product MTKVLFITANPNSAEGSFGMAVGEAFIEAYKNEHPQDEVVTIDLFNTTVPAIDADVFAAWGKFAAGEGFETLTEVQQQKVAAMNTNLETFMHADRYVFVTPMWNFSYPPVVKAYLDNLAIAGKTFKYTENGPVGLLEGKKALHIQATGGVYSEGAYAAVDFGRNHLKTVLGFIGVNDTEYIAVEGMNANPEKAPEIKEAAIANARELAKRF
- a CDS encoding alpha-L-rhamnosidase, which translates into the protein MLTIKKLLCDNKKNPIGIDSKVVKMSWILESSNRNVKQLAYQLQVAKDRDFEIIMFDSQKVETDQSLHIPINSFSYRAETRYFYRIKVWDNYGEESPWSEVAFWETGLQGQDNWSGNWIAVKKERAQVMSFNKNFTIKKVVKKARLYITSLGLYEASINGERIGDCYFTPGWTSYDKRVLYQTYDITHLLKGEHNTISVLVGNGWYKGPLTMHHVRNYYGRRRMIIAQVHITYEDGTKEKIVTDEAWKVTPSPILYSEIYEGEVYDARLEESGQGLEGVEVIEHSKQIIVAQENEAIRKMKIIKPISISKLPNHEWLIDMGQNMVGWVQFTVRHVYIGQKIELHHAEILNKDGSFYTRNLRKAKQKIVYIAKGEEEETFEPHFTYQGFRYVKISGLTQPPQIADFEGIVLHTDMEKATEFETSNPLINQLHHNVEWSQRGNFFDVPTDCPQRDDRLGWTGDAQMFIGTATQIMNVQLFFKKWLQDLSLDQNVNGAVPLVIPDAFGKRADFDVHTSGGWGDAAIICPWVHYLHYGDVSILKEQYDSMKKYIDYIRSQGENEYLWDTGYHLGDWLALDTKPDVYEGGTDKHFIATAYYAYSTSLLRRIAEILGENTDAKFYAELHGNIVQAFQNEFVTPNGRLISNTQTAHILVLLFELVKDDVKAKVFNRLIELLKENKNHLTTGFIGTPYLNLILSKFDRHDLACNLLFYEDYPSWLYQVKKGATTIWEHWDGVKEDGTLWNDSMNSYNHYAYGSIVEWIYRYIIGLEMDETKPAYKHFYVQPHFDSNIEWVKVKRETAYGEIKIEWRVEKEQAFLHISVPPNTSATLRIDETNWKVEYDVGRDLGSGDYKFTFCKNILK